From a single Calothrix sp. NIES-2098 genomic region:
- a CDS encoding heat shock protein 70, with the protein MTTVIIDFGTSNTVVCTTDLITQKPRTLRFDSMSRRFELGAEQVSVVPSLVFVEGQNSVLFGESVRAKRLGFAQPERCFRAFKRDLAADFVPPPRQLDGNSYSAEVVSELFLREIWQQIEQQLQPSHAIFTVPVGAFERYLDWFRNLGDKLNIPAVQIVDESTAAALGYAVKRPGAVVLVVDFGGGTLDLSLVRTVSVASEQQAVRAEVLAKSDAFIGGVDIDTWIVEHYLQKIGSYRAEVGEIGFMNLLEVAERVKIQLSTTDEAKEAWFDDENFMSHELQLDRDELGEILENQQLLEQLRQTIDEVLVIALSKGIAKSAIEQVLLVGGTCQIPAIQQLVISYFGRQKVKLDKPFEAVAHGALALSEMTAVDDYLRHSYAIRLWEPHSKTYSYFTLIEKGAKYPGARSENLTLQVATEGQREIRLDIGEVAEVSQAEVSYDVQGRMTSSQLVKQDSYRSLETHHQQVCVAHLEPPGQTGVDRIQAQFEVNEQRILVVTVKDLLTGKMLVNKSAIAKLK; encoded by the coding sequence ATGACTACAGTAATAATTGATTTTGGTACAAGTAATACTGTTGTTTGTACTACAGATTTGATTACGCAAAAACCCCGTACATTGCGATTTGATTCGATGTCGCGTCGGTTTGAACTTGGGGCGGAACAGGTAAGCGTTGTACCAAGTTTGGTGTTTGTGGAAGGGCAAAATAGTGTTTTATTTGGTGAATCTGTACGCGCCAAACGCTTAGGGTTTGCCCAGCCCGAACGCTGTTTTCGCGCTTTCAAACGCGATTTGGCAGCAGATTTTGTACCACCTCCACGACAATTAGATGGTAATAGTTATAGTGCTGAAGTAGTTTCAGAACTATTTCTAAGAGAAATTTGGCAGCAAATTGAACAGCAACTACAACCAAGCCACGCTATTTTCACAGTTCCCGTAGGTGCGTTTGAACGATATCTTGATTGGTTCCGCAACTTAGGCGACAAGCTAAATATTCCCGCAGTGCAAATTGTGGATGAATCGACAGCAGCCGCCCTTGGTTATGCAGTCAAGCGTCCTGGTGCTGTAGTTTTGGTAGTTGATTTTGGTGGCGGAACCCTAGATTTAAGTTTAGTGCGGACTGTTAGCGTTGCTTCCGAACAGCAAGCAGTACGCGCTGAAGTTTTAGCCAAATCTGATGCTTTTATTGGCGGTGTAGATATTGATACCTGGATTGTCGAACATTATCTGCAAAAAATCGGTTCCTACCGTGCGGAAGTAGGAGAAATCGGTTTTATGAATTTATTGGAAGTAGCAGAAAGGGTGAAAATTCAACTTTCAACAACAGATGAAGCCAAAGAAGCTTGGTTTGATGATGAAAATTTTATGTCCCATGAATTGCAGCTAGATAGGGACGAATTAGGCGAAATTTTAGAAAATCAACAATTATTAGAACAGTTAAGACAAACAATAGATGAAGTATTAGTGATCGCACTTTCTAAAGGTATCGCCAAATCTGCCATCGAACAAGTTTTATTAGTCGGCGGCACTTGTCAAATTCCCGCGATCCAACAACTAGTAATTTCTTATTTTGGCAGACAAAAAGTAAAGCTAGATAAACCATTTGAAGCTGTTGCACATGGCGCATTAGCACTTAGCGAGATGACAGCAGTTGATGATTACCTGCGCCACAGTTATGCTATCCGGCTTTGGGAACCCCACAGCAAAACTTATTCTTATTTCACTTTGATTGAAAAAGGTGCAAAATATCCAGGGGCGCGTTCTGAAAATTTAACTTTGCAAGTAGCCACCGAAGGACAGCGAGAAATTCGCCTTGATATTGGCGAAGTAGCAGAAGTTTCGCAAGCAGAAGTTTCTTACGATGTTCAAGGCAGAATGACGAGTAGCCAGTTAGTAAAACAAGATAGCTATCGTTCTTTAGAAACTCATCATCAACAAGTATGTGTTGCCCATCTCGAACCACCTGGACAAACAGGAGTAGACAGAATACAAGCACAATTTGAAGTTAACGAACAACGGATATTAGTAGTAACGGTCAAAGATTTATTGACGGGGAAGATGTTAGTAAATAAAAGTGCGATCGCTAAACTCAAATAA
- a CDS encoding dihydroorotate dehydrogenase 2, whose product MDLTTSYLGMILRSPLVAAASPLSEDIDNIRRMEDAGAAAVVMHSLFEEQLRLERYELHYHLTYGTESFPEALTYFPEPMSFRVGPETYLEHIHKAKQKVSIPIIASLNGSSVGGWTNYAKQIQQAGADALELNIYNVPTDMELTSAEIEQTYIDILLAVKATVTIPVAVKLSPYFTNMANMAKRLDEAGANALVLFNRFYQPDINLNLLEVEPNVLLSTPQSLRLPLRWIAILYGRIQADLAATSGVHKGEDVVKTIVAGASIAMFASVLLRHGINHIRVIEQEICQWMEKHEYESIKQMQGSLSQKHCPDPSAFERAQYMRSLSTYKPEWKAAHDTSYYFG is encoded by the coding sequence ATGGATTTAACTACATCTTATCTGGGAATGATATTGCGATCGCCTTTGGTTGCTGCTGCATCTCCCCTATCTGAAGACATTGACAACATTCGACGCATGGAAGACGCAGGTGCGGCGGCGGTAGTGATGCATTCGCTATTTGAAGAACAGTTGCGCTTAGAACGCTATGAACTTCACTATCACCTGACTTACGGTACTGAAAGCTTTCCTGAAGCTCTCACTTACTTTCCCGAACCCATGAGCTTTCGGGTAGGGCCAGAAACTTACTTGGAGCATATTCACAAAGCCAAACAGAAGGTAAGTATTCCAATTATTGCTAGCCTTAACGGCTCTTCGGTTGGCGGTTGGACGAACTATGCCAAACAGATTCAGCAAGCAGGAGCAGACGCACTGGAACTGAATATTTACAACGTCCCTACTGATATGGAATTGACGAGTGCAGAAATTGAGCAGACTTATATTGATATTCTGCTGGCAGTGAAAGCAACAGTAACTATTCCTGTCGCAGTCAAACTCAGCCCCTACTTTACGAACATGGCCAACATGGCAAAACGTTTAGATGAAGCAGGTGCAAATGCATTGGTATTGTTTAACCGCTTTTACCAACCGGATATTAATCTCAATCTTTTAGAGGTGGAACCCAACGTACTTTTAAGTACGCCGCAGTCATTGCGCTTACCCTTACGTTGGATTGCAATACTTTATGGTCGCATTCAAGCAGATTTAGCTGCAACTAGTGGCGTTCATAAAGGCGAAGATGTAGTCAAAACGATCGTGGCTGGTGCGAGTATCGCAATGTTTGCCAGCGTACTGCTACGACATGGTATCAACCACATTCGAGTCATCGAGCAGGAAATATGCCAATGGATGGAAAAACACGAGTACGAATCAATCAAACAAATGCAGGGCAGTCTGAGTCAGAAACATTGCCCAGATCCCAGTGCTTTTGAACGCGCGCAATATATGCGATCGCTCTCTACCTACAAGCCAGAATGGAAAGCTGCTCACGATACATCTTACTATTTTGGCTAA
- the nifJ gene encoding pyruvate flavodoxin dehydrogenase NifJ, with product MTNRTFATIDGNEAVAQVVYKLNEVIVIYPITPSSPMAEWADTWSSEGKPNVWGTVPSVVQMQSEGGVAGAVHGALQTGSLTTTFTASQGLLLTIPNMYKIAGELTPTVFHIAARSLAAQALSIFGDHSDVMAARSTGFAMLCAASVQESYDFALISTRATLESRVPFLHFFDGFRTSHEINKLELLAEEDLRKFIPDELVLAHRSRALTPDKPVLRGTAQNPDVYFQARETVNPYYLACPEITQKVMDEFAAMTGRQYQLYEYYGDPVAERVIVLIGSGCEAVHETVDYLNNRGEKVGVVKVRLYRPFDAQRFVAALPATTRSIAVLDRTKEPGASGEPLYLDVVAAIHEAWETGKASSPLSPLPLPKIIGGRYGLSSKEFTPAMVKAVFDNLAAAEPKNHFTVGINDDVTHTSLNYDPEFNIEPDNIVRAIFYGLGADGTVGANKNSIKIIGEDTNNYAQGYFVYDSKKSGSVTVSHLRFGAQPIRSTYLITKANFVACHQWDFIEKFPILKDIIPGGTFLINSPYDKEEVWQHLPTSVQEQIIQKHLQVYVINAYKVARAAGMAGRINTVMQVCFFALSGVLPREEAIAEIKKSIRKTYGKKGDEIVQMNIKAVDTTLDNLYAVEIGEKFSASAVQSPIPETAPTFVRDVLGKMIARAGDELPVSALPCDGTYPTGTAKWEKRNIAQEIPVWVPDVCVQCGKCVMVCPHSVIRSKVYEPQELEKAPATFKSTNAKDHDWKGLKYTIQVAAEDCTGCGICVDVCPAKDKTELRRKAINMAPQLPLREQERENWDFFLSIPNPDRRDLKLTHINQQQMQEPLFEFSGACAGCGETPYIKLATQLFGDRMIVANATGCSSIYGGNLPTTPWTHNAEGRGPAWSNSLFEDNAEFGLGFRVSIDKQAEFAAQLLLQLTPELGENLVNSILKAVQKDEADIWEQRKLVEILKKQLDELIALDTQNSKLRTLKSLADYLVKKSVWIIGGDGWGYDIGFGGLDHVLASGRNVNILILDTEVYSNTGGQNSKATPKAAVAKFASGGKAAGKKDLGLMAMTYGNVYVASVAMGARDEHTLKAFLEAEAYAGPSLIIAYSHCIAHGINMSTAMQNQKAAVDSGQWLLYRFNPERVKQGENPLQLDSRSPKLPIEQYMYLENRFKMLTKSSPEAAKQLLQEAQEDVNTRWQMYQYLAARQLHKA from the coding sequence ATGACGAACAGAACATTTGCAACCATTGATGGCAATGAAGCTGTAGCCCAAGTAGTCTATAAATTAAATGAAGTCATTGTCATTTACCCAATTACTCCTTCTTCACCAATGGCCGAGTGGGCAGATACGTGGTCTAGTGAAGGAAAACCTAACGTTTGGGGAACTGTTCCATCAGTAGTACAGATGCAGAGTGAAGGTGGTGTTGCTGGTGCTGTACATGGTGCTTTGCAAACAGGTTCGCTCACAACCACATTTACCGCATCTCAGGGATTATTGTTAACGATCCCGAATATGTACAAAATTGCTGGAGAATTAACACCTACAGTATTTCATATTGCCGCGCGATCGCTCGCTGCTCAAGCCCTCTCCATTTTCGGCGACCACAGCGATGTGATGGCAGCGCGGAGTACTGGTTTTGCTATGCTGTGTGCTGCATCAGTGCAAGAGAGCTACGATTTTGCTTTAATCTCCACGCGAGCGACGTTAGAATCACGAGTACCATTTCTGCACTTTTTTGATGGCTTCCGTACCTCCCACGAAATTAACAAACTGGAACTGTTAGCAGAGGAAGATTTACGAAAATTTATCCCTGATGAATTAGTACTGGCGCATCGTTCCCGCGCTCTCACTCCCGATAAACCCGTTTTACGCGGTACGGCGCAAAACCCTGATGTCTACTTCCAAGCTAGGGAAACCGTTAATCCTTACTATCTAGCCTGTCCAGAAATCACTCAAAAAGTGATGGATGAATTTGCGGCGATGACTGGACGACAGTACCAACTATATGAATATTACGGCGACCCAGTAGCCGAACGAGTTATTGTCCTCATAGGTTCTGGTTGTGAAGCTGTCCACGAAACCGTAGATTATTTAAATAATCGCGGTGAAAAAGTTGGTGTTGTTAAAGTCAGATTGTATCGCCCCTTTGATGCCCAAAGATTTGTCGCCGCTTTACCAGCAACTACCCGTAGCATCGCCGTCTTAGACCGCACCAAAGAACCTGGCGCATCAGGCGAACCTTTATATTTAGATGTGGTCGCTGCAATTCATGAAGCATGGGAAACAGGAAAAGCCTCATCTCCCTTGTCCCCCTTGCCTCTCCCCAAAATCATCGGTGGTCGTTACGGTTTATCTTCTAAAGAATTCACTCCAGCAATGGTGAAAGCCGTATTTGATAATTTGGCGGCGGCTGAACCGAAAAATCATTTCACGGTGGGAATTAACGATGATGTCACCCACACCAGCTTGAATTATGACCCAGAATTTAATATTGAACCAGACAATATAGTTAGAGCCATTTTTTATGGTTTGGGTGCAGATGGTACAGTAGGTGCTAATAAAAACTCAATCAAAATTATTGGCGAAGACACAAACAATTACGCCCAAGGTTATTTTGTCTACGACTCTAAGAAATCAGGTTCAGTTACAGTTTCCCATCTCCGCTTTGGTGCCCAACCAATTCGCTCTACATATTTAATTACTAAAGCGAATTTCGTTGCTTGTCATCAATGGGATTTTATAGAAAAATTCCCGATTCTTAAAGACATAATTCCCGGCGGTACATTCTTAATTAATTCTCCTTACGACAAAGAAGAAGTTTGGCAGCATTTACCAACCTCAGTACAAGAGCAAATTATTCAAAAACATCTGCAAGTTTATGTAATTAACGCTTACAAAGTCGCCCGTGCAGCAGGTATGGCTGGACGCATTAACACGGTAATGCAGGTTTGTTTTTTCGCCTTATCTGGTGTATTACCACGAGAAGAAGCGATCGCAGAAATTAAAAAGTCCATCCGCAAGACTTATGGTAAGAAAGGCGATGAAATTGTCCAGATGAATATCAAGGCCGTAGATACCACCTTGGATAATTTATATGCAGTAGAAATTGGAGAAAAATTCTCCGCATCTGCTGTTCAATCCCCAATCCCTGAGACTGCGCCTACTTTTGTCCGCGATGTCCTGGGTAAAATGATTGCCCGTGCAGGAGATGAACTACCCGTGAGTGCTTTACCATGTGACGGTACGTATCCTACTGGTACAGCGAAATGGGAAAAACGCAACATTGCTCAAGAAATACCTGTTTGGGTTCCCGATGTCTGCGTTCAGTGCGGTAAGTGCGTGATGGTCTGTCCTCATAGCGTGATTCGTAGTAAAGTTTACGAACCGCAGGAGTTAGAAAAGGCACCAGCGACTTTCAAGAGTACGAATGCTAAAGACCACGATTGGAAAGGTTTAAAATACACTATCCAAGTAGCAGCCGAAGATTGTACGGGTTGCGGTATTTGCGTAGATGTTTGCCCAGCGAAGGATAAAACAGAACTCCGCCGCAAAGCTATCAATATGGCTCCGCAATTGCCATTACGAGAACAAGAACGGGAAAATTGGGATTTCTTCTTAAGTATCCCTAATCCAGATAGACGAGATTTGAAGCTAACTCATATTAACCAGCAGCAAATGCAAGAACCGTTATTTGAGTTTTCTGGAGCTTGCGCTGGTTGTGGCGAGACACCTTATATTAAGTTAGCCACACAATTATTTGGCGATCGCATGATTGTCGCCAACGCTACTGGTTGTTCTTCGATTTATGGCGGCAATTTACCGACTACTCCTTGGACGCACAACGCCGAAGGACGCGGCCCGGCTTGGTCTAACTCGTTATTTGAAGATAACGCCGAATTTGGTCTTGGTTTTCGCGTTTCTATCGATAAACAGGCAGAATTTGCGGCGCAATTACTCCTTCAACTCACGCCAGAACTAGGCGAAAATTTAGTAAATAGTATTCTCAAGGCAGTACAAAAAGACGAAGCCGATATTTGGGAACAACGCAAACTAGTAGAAATACTGAAAAAGCAATTAGATGAACTGATTGCACTCGACACTCAAAACTCAAAACTCAGGACTCTTAAATCCCTGGCTGATTACCTGGTGAAGAAAAGCGTCTGGATTATCGGTGGTGATGGTTGGGGTTATGATATCGGCTTTGGTGGATTAGATCACGTCTTAGCTAGCGGACGCAACGTGAATATTCTCATCCTCGATACAGAAGTTTATTCCAACACAGGCGGACAAAATTCTAAAGCCACTCCGAAAGCAGCAGTAGCTAAATTTGCCTCTGGCGGAAAAGCTGCTGGTAAAAAAGACCTAGGCTTAATGGCGATGACTTACGGCAATGTTTATGTTGCAAGTGTGGCAATGGGTGCAAGAGATGAACACACTCTGAAGGCGTTCCTCGAAGCGGAAGCTTACGCAGGGCCATCACTAATTATTGCTTATAGCCATTGCATCGCCCACGGCATCAACATGAGTACAGCAATGCAGAATCAAAAAGCTGCTGTCGATTCCGGTCAATGGTTGTTATATCGGTTTAATCCAGAGCGAGTCAAGCAGGGAGAAAACCCATTACAGCTAGATTCGCGATCGCCTAAATTACCAATAGAGCAATATATGTACTTGGAAAACCGCTTCAAGATGTTGACTAAGAGTAGTCCAGAAGCGGCGAAGCAGTTACTTCAAGAAGCTCAAGAAGATGTAAATACCCGTTGGCAGATGTATCAGTATTTGGCTGCACGCCAACTACATAAAGCCTAG
- a CDS encoding WD repeat protein yields the protein MPENQKQPREYDVVLGGQILPPADGIVLGGIEGVKSRLRSLDIEVKNAALKEALNYGQAGLDLVIHTWQSESGKLKWAAYSLLCHREEARVKQSLQEYNPWLNITCLHSLQQNKGITSVAINPNGRTFVSAGSPINIWDLYSGQLQTISIKDFNVQSLVISPDGTTLISRGGTYAGGRKIEVWNLYTGYHKKTLKESTDSVFSLVISPDGKTVACGSEYSEINVWDLQTEKIIRTISGHSHYLVQALAISIDGRTLVSGSNDKNIKVWNFETGKLIHTFKQHSNGVESVAISPDGQTIVSGSKDKTIKVWNLQTKQLQFTLEGHSDWVYCVDISPDESTIISCGRDKTIRIWNLQTGECLRILKEHTDAVYCVAISPDGKTLVSGSRDKTIKIWGIKS from the coding sequence ATGCCAGAAAATCAGAAGCAACCTAGAGAATATGATGTTGTGTTAGGTGGGCAAATCTTACCACCTGCTGATGGTATTGTTTTAGGTGGCATAGAGGGTGTTAAAAGCCGCTTGAGAAGTTTAGATATAGAAGTAAAAAATGCCGCACTAAAAGAAGCATTAAATTACGGACAAGCAGGTTTAGACTTAGTAATTCATACTTGGCAATCTGAATCAGGAAAGTTAAAGTGGGCTGCTTATTCCTTACTTTGCCACCGGGAAGAAGCAAGAGTCAAACAGTCTTTACAAGAATATAATCCCTGGCTAAATATCACTTGTCTACATAGTTTACAGCAGAATAAAGGCATCACATCTGTTGCCATTAACCCAAATGGGAGAACTTTTGTCAGTGCTGGAAGCCCTATTAATATTTGGGATTTGTATAGCGGACAACTTCAAACTATTTCAATAAAAGATTTCAACGTTCAATCCTTGGTTATTAGCCCAGATGGAACAACTTTAATTAGTAGAGGAGGCACTTATGCTGGGGGACGAAAAATAGAAGTTTGGAATTTATATACTGGATATCATAAAAAAACTTTAAAAGAATCTACTGACAGCGTTTTTTCCCTAGTTATTAGTCCAGATGGAAAGACTGTTGCCTGCGGCAGCGAGTATAGTGAAATTAATGTCTGGGATTTGCAGACAGAAAAAATTATACGTACTATTAGCGGACATTCACACTACTTAGTTCAAGCATTAGCTATCAGCATAGATGGAAGAACTCTGGTTAGTGGTAGTAATGACAAAAACATCAAAGTGTGGAATTTTGAAACTGGAAAACTAATACACACTTTTAAACAGCATTCAAATGGTGTTGAGTCTGTAGCTATTAGCCCAGACGGGCAGACAATTGTTAGTGGTAGTAAAGACAAAACAATTAAAGTATGGAATTTACAGACAAAACAGCTTCAGTTCACACTTGAAGGGCATTCCGATTGGGTTTATTGTGTAGATATTAGTCCAGACGAAAGCACTATTATTAGTTGTGGTAGAGACAAAACTATCAGAATTTGGAACTTGCAAACTGGGGAATGCCTACGCATTCTCAAAGAACATACTGATGCAGTTTATTGTGTAGCTATCAGTCCTGATGGCAAGACTCTTGTCAGCGGCAGTAGAGATAAAACTATCAAAATATGGGGTATTAAGTCTTAG
- a CDS encoding peptidase family T4, whose product MKLTPKTEFDEPLLKFDFPSIHIGVAEYELGKTGCTVFYFPHGAIASVDIRGGAPGTIMAGDGWVDAICYAGGSLYGLEAATGVSAELFALRNYSTHWYDIAVVRGAIIFDFLPRDNSIYPDKELGKAALKAAKPDIFPLGARGAGRSATVGKVFDFSNAESAGQGGAFRQIGETKLAVFTIVNAIGAIVDRQGQVVRGLLNPNTGERCCTSDDLEQRIKFHLDARTAKGNTTLTLVATNQKLQSKQLKQLAKQVHGSMARAIQPFHTLDDGDVLYAVTTNEVENKYLETTALGILASELAWDAVLSCFANASSSN is encoded by the coding sequence ATGAAGTTGACTCCGAAAACAGAATTCGACGAACCACTCTTAAAATTTGACTTCCCTAGCATTCATATTGGCGTTGCAGAATACGAATTAGGCAAAACTGGCTGCACGGTTTTCTATTTTCCTCATGGTGCGATCGCATCTGTTGATATTCGAGGTGGTGCGCCAGGTACAATCATGGCGGGTGACGGTTGGGTAGATGCCATTTGCTACGCTGGAGGCTCACTTTATGGTTTAGAGGCTGCTACTGGCGTATCTGCGGAATTATTTGCTTTGCGGAATTATAGCACTCATTGGTATGACATAGCTGTGGTGCGGGGTGCAATTATTTTTGACTTTTTACCACGTGATAACTCGATTTATCCAGATAAAGAATTAGGAAAAGCCGCACTCAAAGCCGCAAAACCCGATATTTTTCCTTTAGGTGCAAGAGGCGCTGGTCGTTCTGCGACTGTTGGTAAAGTTTTTGACTTTAGCAATGCTGAATCTGCTGGTCAAGGCGGTGCGTTCCGTCAAATTGGCGAGACAAAGCTAGCTGTATTTACGATTGTGAATGCGATCGGAGCAATTGTAGATCGTCAGGGACAGGTTGTACGCGGGCTGTTAAACCCAAATACAGGAGAGCGATGTTGCACTAGCGATGATTTAGAACAGCGAATCAAATTTCATCTGGATGCTAGAACCGCTAAAGGTAACACAACTTTAACCTTAGTAGCTACAAATCAAAAACTGCAATCAAAACAACTTAAACAGTTAGCAAAGCAAGTTCACGGTTCAATGGCAAGAGCAATTCAACCGTTTCACACGCTTGATGATGGTGACGTTCTCTACGCTGTCACCACTAACGAAGTTGAGAATAAGTATTTAGAAACCACTGCTTTAGGCATACTAGCCTCTGAGTTAGCTTGGGACGCGGTTTTGAGTTGTTTTGCTAATGCTAGTTCATCAAATTAA
- a CDS encoding AAA ATPase central domain-containing protein, with product MSNFHQNGKGDATDNSQSQQYASLVEQLDLMIRARYPLLYVISVEEEPVEEVLLQVASRSVPKRQVLFWDIVRGWSDNGADKGSVMAALARIAKADAQTAAMFVLRDLHPFVKNPTTEKNAPIVRELRNLTRELKRSRKTIITTSHTLELPDELLQEVTVVDFPLPSVSEIDYLIQKLVVPDKLNVSGLAREQLVKACQGLSRTRISRVLAKALAAKQQVNESDIDGVLEEKKQAIRQTGILEFFTPQESLKRVGGLDQLKQWVLMRQDAFTEEARRYGIPNPKGMLLVGIQGTGKSLSAKTIAHEWRLPLLRLDSGRLFGGIVGESESRVRQMIQLTEAMAPCVLWIDEIDKAFGNITTGIDGDSGTSRRVFGSLITWMQEKTSPVFIVATANNVQILPAELLRKGRFDEIFFLNLPTEPERQEIFKVHLQRLRPSRLREFNLALLAKQTPNFSGAEIEQVIIDAMHQAFSTRVEGQRRDFNTEDILQAVAQTVPLAAIARNQIEALKQWAAEAGARAASNDIQLVEELKQYSTQQGIGPLEVD from the coding sequence ATGAGTAACTTTCATCAAAATGGGAAAGGAGATGCAACTGATAACAGTCAGAGTCAGCAATACGCCTCCTTGGTAGAGCAACTTGATTTGATGATTCGGGCAAGGTATCCCTTACTGTATGTGATTTCCGTTGAAGAAGAACCTGTAGAAGAAGTGCTGCTACAAGTTGCGTCGCGTTCTGTGCCCAAACGACAGGTTTTATTTTGGGATATTGTTCGGGGTTGGAGTGACAATGGTGCAGATAAAGGTTCGGTGATGGCTGCATTAGCACGCATTGCCAAAGCTGATGCTCAAACAGCGGCGATGTTTGTACTGCGAGATTTGCATCCATTTGTGAAAAACCCTACCACCGAGAAGAATGCACCTATAGTCCGAGAGTTACGAAACTTGACCCGAGAGTTAAAGCGATCGCGTAAAACTATTATTACGACCAGCCATACTTTAGAACTTCCCGACGAGTTACTGCAAGAGGTGACAGTCGTTGATTTTCCCTTACCTAGCGTCAGCGAAATCGATTATTTAATTCAAAAATTAGTAGTACCTGATAAATTAAATGTTTCTGGTTTGGCGCGGGAACAGTTAGTTAAAGCCTGTCAAGGTTTAAGTCGCACTCGGATTTCTAGGGTGTTAGCAAAAGCCTTAGCCGCCAAACAGCAGGTAAATGAGTCTGACATTGATGGTGTGTTGGAAGAAAAAAAGCAAGCAATCCGACAAACTGGAATTTTAGAATTTTTCACACCGCAAGAATCACTCAAACGCGTCGGGGGATTAGATCAACTCAAGCAATGGGTACTGATGCGTCAAGATGCTTTTACCGAAGAAGCCAGACGCTACGGTATTCCTAACCCCAAAGGTATGTTGCTGGTGGGGATACAAGGAACAGGTAAATCCCTCTCCGCCAAAACTATCGCCCATGAATGGCGCTTACCCCTACTGAGATTAGATTCTGGGCGATTATTTGGTGGAATTGTTGGTGAAAGCGAAAGCCGCGTCCGCCAAATGATTCAGCTAACCGAAGCAATGGCACCTTGCGTTTTATGGATTGATGAAATTGACAAAGCCTTTGGCAATATTACCACTGGTATTGATGGGGATTCAGGAACATCGCGCCGGGTATTTGGCAGTTTGATTACCTGGATGCAAGAAAAAACCAGTCCAGTATTTATTGTCGCCACCGCAAATAATGTGCAAATATTACCAGCCGAATTGTTACGCAAAGGCAGATTTGACGAGATTTTCTTTTTAAATTTACCTACAGAACCCGAACGCCAAGAAATTTTTAAAGTGCATTTGCAAAGGTTACGCCCTAGTCGCCTGCGAGAATTTAACTTAGCTTTGTTAGCCAAACAGACTCCTAACTTCAGTGGTGCAGAAATTGAGCAAGTAATTATCGATGCCATGCACCAAGCATTTTCCACAAGAGTTGAGGGACAAAGACGAGACTTCAATACAGAAGATATTTTACAGGCTGTAGCGCAGACAGTACCCTTAGCTGCGATCGCCCGCAATCAAATTGAAGCCTTAAAGCAATGGGCCGCAGAAGCAGGTGCAAGGGCTGCATCCAATGATATTCAATTAGTGGAGGAATTAAAGCAATACTCAACCCAACAAGGAATCGGGCCATTAGAAGTTGATTAA